The genomic DNA GACGCTCTACCAAATTCCGTAAGTAGCAAGCACCGAATTGTTCCGAGATCCCTCAATCCAATCCAAGCATATACCCTACTGTAGAATGCTAAGTTTTACTTGATTTTTCAGGAATGTGGCTGAGGCTCACAGGCAAGCTACCGTTGAGATCATGGACTACGTCTACCTGTACTTCCCCCGCCTCAAGTACGTGCTCTGATTGACAGCAACCGCCTTGTCCATATTATATATCAGCTACATACGTACAGATATCCCTATctatatagtatatatttgtgTGCAGGCCCAAGCTTCAGCCTTCAAAGGGGCAGGAGCCGAACCCAATGTGGATGTTCGGTGAGATGCTGCACAAGGGGGACGGTACGCCGGGCTTCAGATGCTTCTCCTGCCACGAGGTCGTCTGGAACTCTGGCGCACCCCACCTGAAGCTGAGGAGTCACCTGGAAGGCGATTGCCCGGCGGTGGCACAGTGCACCCTCGACCGCCTGGCGGCCATCCCTCGTCCCTAGTCCGCTCACCATACCAACAGCTGCTGCCCGATGCGTGTCCTTTCCATCGACGTTTACTCGTTTTGCGGCCAAATTAAAAGAAGCATCTGAAGCCATGCATCTGCTTGTAGAACTCCGTCAGTCAAACCCTGCTATGTCAGTTCAAGTTTCACCTAGCTTGCCGATGGGCGATCAGCACGCATATAACTGGAGGAGCCCTTTTACCATGCTTGGAAATACTTTCCAATGCCTCTCAATATCTTTGcaaaaaagtttttttattgATTTTATTGTTCAAAGGACAGTGTTGTCATTGCGCATcctcaaataaataaataaaagaccCTACCGCCCCAACCCAATCACGGACGCCGCACTACCGCCCCAACCCGTCACGGACGCTCGGCCCGCCGTCGACGTCGTGCCGTCGCCTTCCTCCCATGGCGCTCCCATCTGCTCCGCCGCTGGCAGCTTCAGGGAGACGTCGTGCCGTCGCCTGGACCCCTCGGCGGTCCCgtctgcccccgccgccgctaccTCTGCCTTGTGGCTCGCCCCCGGCCGCCTCGGGGAGAGAGAGATACAAACCGCTGCTTCAGCGCCGCTCCTCGCGAACTCCTCCTCCACGTCGTGTTCTTCGCGCGCCCCGTAAGGTACCGCGCCTCCCTCGATTGTCTGCTCGCCGTTCCTTTGCCTTGCTTTGCCGCCCCCACCACCTGTTCGGCGAAACGCGGCACCCACGGGAAAGGACTGTTTTCGGGTCTGCCGTTCTACTGCCTGCCGCGGTTGTGGTGTTAATTTGCCGCGGAGCATCTCGTCCGGTGATGGTGGGAGCAGTGATCTAGTTTCATTGGAGTGTCGGCTGCTGTTTGAGGAATTAAGGCTCTTTCTTCTTGCTCTAGGTGTACCCTTGTTCAGATAACTGTTCTGAATTCTCGTTATCCTTCGAGCTTCAGCAATTGCATTCACTGGTAGTAATCAGCAGTCAGCACCCTTCTAAATGGCATACTGCATGTATGTAGCTTGCTACCGGAATTTTAACCTGGCCTGTGACCTTCAGTAGTTAATAAAGTCACCAGGGTTATCTACTAAATAGCCTACTGCTGCACTTAGCTTGTTGCAGGGATCTTCATTCCTTCAgtagtttggtttggttctgaATAACCTAAATTAGTTTTCACTCGAACGGGCCAGTGCTTTAAGGCAATAATAGGAAGGAGTTGGCAGCGTCAAGGTCTAGTACCTTTTCGTTTCGCTCCTGTAAGTATGTGTCATCCTTGGGGTAATAATGTCGACATGGTATACATAACATACTGACGGCGCCCTGCTCAGGCCCTCTACTTGTTCTCTGCTCATCTCGCGAGCTTGAACAGCTACAGTCACACTATTGGTCTACATAAAACAGCTTAGCTTCATTGCTGGTTCTCTTTTCAGTTTTGCTACCTACCCCAATCAATTGCAGTTTTTTCTGCTCCTGTGTTCACCCGGTAGATCGATGCTTAGCTcctggaaaaaaataaaattaccatGATCTTGGAAACTTTGAATGCTAGTTAAGTAATCAGGATTGGAAAAGGAACATTCACATCATGTTAGGATTCATCATGGAATAGGAGTGCACTGAATTACTAGAGTTTACTACCCAAGTGCATTAATTACAATAATGCTTGCACAAAtggttttatttgttttatttgtcTCTGTCTACTATGCTGAACCACCTCCTGTTTCAGAACAGTTTGTAAAACCAGTAAGCACTATATTTGATTGTTCGTTcattctttgattttttccccAACGTTCTTTTTCAGCTGAGCTCAAACAAGAAGTTCATATCCAAGTTGAACAGTTCGTGAACAATTTGGACAATGAGCGAAGTGACATTCTGGAGTGCCATCTGAAAGTATCACGCATCAGTTGTACCAACTTATCTTAGCATATCTATCAGAGCTGTTAGTTTTGTCCTATTTTCAGTTTCCATCTGCATACTGAACCTAATTTACTCTCGAATACTCTTTGTTCATCCTGTCTCCTCCAAGAGGCGCTTATAGATATAGGCAGGCAGAATGAGTCCACACTTCTCATTGCAAACTGACAAACgccacacacacatatataggaTGATGTGGCAGTCTCATACACAGTTAATGATCATGACGGAGCATCATTCGATGTAATGTACATATTGCATAACTCATGAAAGGAAACAACAGACTCAAACCATCGTATATATATTGCTTCTCAACCTTCTCTCTGTAAACTGAGAGGATCCCTTCTCACTGTTTCATGATTTCACAATTATCAGAGTGATATTGTCTTACACTCTTAGCATGTTCTGTAACGAAGTGCACATATCAATAATGTTATCCCATATACCGTGCAAAAATGCCCAGTAGAAGGCCTAAGCACCATAGACTTTTTTTCTTTGTTAAAGACAAAACAGAGTAACACAACTGTAACTTCTGTCGATGTATAGATGTATGTTGCAGACTTTACTAAAGAAGCCTTGACGAGATCTTAGGACAGGACCAAGCGGATAATCAGTCTTTTGCATCCATTATTCCACCTGATGTAACCTGGAAAACGTGTGGTTGGTCAAGGGAAACAAAACTTGTAGGCATCAGATTGCTATTTCGTATTCACCTTTCAATCATGGCAGTTTGCAGGTAACATTGACTATCATAAAGAGTTTGCTATGCAAGTCTAAGCAAGGCAATTTAGCTAGGTTTTAGAAAGATGTGAAATGAAGGCAATCAGTACCTCAAGCATTAAACATAAATATCATCAAAGCAAAAGGATATAGCTTCTCCCTCACGAAGGTTAGGGGCATCAAAAATCTTGCAGACACGTTTTCGCCTTTGCCTTTCCTCAGCATCAATCTGATGGTGGCAGCATGCGCCAACACATGGCCTCCTGCTGGTTTCTTTGGATCGGTTATGAACATGCCACCACCTGGATCAGCAATCACTGGAACACAAAAGGAGACACGTTATGATTTGAAACTCATTATTATTGAACTATTGGAATAGATACAGGGCTAAACAGAACAGGTCACCTTGGTTGGTGATGTACACTGCAACATTGAACTCCTCAGCAATCTTGGTAAGGCGGGACAGCATCTGTGCTAACTTTTGTTGCAATTTCATACCAGATACCCATAAGTTAGAAGACAAAATGGTGTCCTTCAACTTTTTTTACAATGGCCTCACAATGAACTGACGAGAATACCTGACGCTCTGCAAGTTCACCCCTGCCACTAAAATCAACACGGAACAGTGCAATCACAGAATCCACAATCTGTTTCCAGGACAAAAAGAACCATATGAGCACAATCTGAGTGGAGACACAGAGAGTATGAGCCAACTGAGTCTTCCCTGACTTGCAGGACAAGCAGATGACATATATTTCAAATTGATAACCCATCAAGATATTGTGAACAGCAAAAGCAATATAAACGCAAATTACGGTTCAGGTCCCAAAATCACAATTAGCATTACTATCAGCAATCGGGTGCTCGTTTATATGAACAATAAAGTGTGAATTTCAGAGTGCTCATGATATACTTCGGATCTAACAAACATTCAAAAGGTTGTGGCACCTAATGGACAGAGAGgacgagggaggagggcgcgccATGTACCTGCGTCACCCACCGCTGGTGCACCGCCTTGCCGCCGGAAGCCGCTGCTGCCCTGCGCCGTCGGAAGCCGATGCTCGTCCGCGGCGCTGATCCGGTAGGGGGCGCTTGGATCCTGGCCGCCCGCACCGCCTTGCCGCCGGAAGCCGCAGCCGCTGCTCGTCCGTGGCGCTGATCCGGCAGGGGACGCTTCGATCCTGGCTGCCAGCGCCCGAGGGGGCCTCACCGTGCGAAGAATCGACGCCGGTCTGACAGCGCCGCGCCGCTTTTACCAATCCGGCGTGGTGAACCAGACTGATGAACGAACAGTTACCCTAATAAGGATGAACATCTTTATCATTAAAACAAATATTGTCTTAATACTAAATTACCTCTCTACCCTTGATTTCAAAAAGTAACTACGAAAAAGGAATTGGCATGAATTCCTAATCCCATTAATTTTAGAGGTATTGGAAGGCGTTACGGGGACTATGAGCCCACCGACTATAGACACAACTAACGCCTCTTGACGTCTCGTCATTGACGCCTCCCAATATCTTCCGTCATATGAACCCATAAATCATAGACACATAAAATACCTCACAACGCCTCTCCaagcattataaaatttctagaCGCATACAGTATCTCAGTTTTGATTTTGCCTGGTGCTTTTGTTTccattccaagcgttggtgtgGTATAAGTTGCACTTGCTGGCTTGCTGCCACTTCTCATGTAATTACTGGCCAACAAAGAGCAGCGGCAAGAgacgaaaaaaacaagacaccgCTCGCGTCGCGGACGGGCGACTCGGGCAGGCTCCTCCCTCGTGCCGAGTCGGCTGCCGCCGCTACCTCATCCGGTCCCTTTCTCCTCGCCTCCGGCCACttagccggcggcgaggagcggaaGTCTGTGTTCTTTAGTAGATCTGCTATTTTGTTAGatttttgtaaaatatcttttttttcaaaataattgGCCTAGGGTTTGGATCGATGTTTTCGATATGACTTTCTACCTTGTACTAAATTATCTCTAGTGAATGCGTGTTGTTTTTTGCGGCAGCGTGTTCTTAATAGAGGGATCGAGTTACATTTGTCTTGTCCTCTTTGAGTAATTGgatttatttttccttttggTGGAATCGTCTTTCCACCAGTTGGTTATACTACTAGTAGTGGCAGATAGTCCGGCCGGCCAACGGTTGTGTCGGATCTCATTGTCGGTCCAACCTTCATAAGATATGGCCGATGTGCTTTTGGCGCCCTTTACTTCCCATAGTGGTTGATCATAATGTGCCTTTTTGCGGTCTTCATGTTTGTGGAGTCTGTTTGTGGATATTGTGATTCTTGTGGTCGGATCTGTTCCAGGCCGATGGAGTTTCCTAAAGCAATGGATAAGATGAGAGATAGGAATCTAGTGGCGTACCtcatgtaattttatttatgtTGAGGTCTCAGTTAATAAAAAGATTCTATTGTAATGAAATCCGATCCATTTTTCCAAAAAACTAATAATTAGTGGTCACCACATCAAACAAGCTGCCTGCATGCTGGGCTTTGATGTTGTTCTACCTATCACACTCGGAGCCAACCCAAGGACCTCGAtccatcatcccctgctgctgctcctgtagCATTTGCATTTCCAGGAGGCTTCAAGGGAGATGCATGTTCCTCTAAAATTTGTCCCTGATCGGCGACGGGCTACCGGAGCCAGTGGTGCCGGAGCTGTGGCGGTCTGGGCGGCGTGGGCATTGAGCTCTCGTGCAGTAGCATACTCGCATCTCTGGACAGGGGCGGAGCTACATGCTTTTGCCGATGTCAGCTGACATCGATGATCTTTTACAAAACCAATGTGTAATCACTGTTTTGAACTGTTCATGTATGAACTTGACAATGTTGTAATATAGAGTTGACATCGGTCGCTTTGTTTGCTGGCTCCGCGCCCCGTCTCTGGTCGTGGGCGTCCGAATTATGTGCCAGAGGAAAAATGAGAGGTGGCAGGTGGGTCGCACTGACCTTCTGTTTATTTGGGCTGCATTGGTGTAACGGGCCAAGAAGAGCAAATGGCCGCTCAAGGCAAAACGTAACACCTACACAGATCCGCAAATTTGGAGCGTTTCAGAATCTGACCATCGTGAGAAGTGGATTACAGAGAAACGTCATTGTGCAAGGGAGTTTCGATGTCTTGCCATTATAAAACGATCTCACCTGCTAGAATGCCAtccgagattttttttttactttctttCCACTTTTGCTCCTGTCCTGAGTGGAGGGCCCTGCGCCTGGCCGCCTAGGGCACTGGCCCGGGCTCATCTGGGAGGCAGCAGCGCCTGcacaaactctgtgcaaaagaATACCATGAACATAAGCTTAGAATAAATAGCTAGCATGCATATAACAAGTACAAATTAATTTAAATATAAACGGACACAACTATTGTGGTCAAAgctccaaaaattttctagaTCCGCCTGTGACTGCCCTTTCTTTGTTGGTTTGCTGCGAGGCAGCAGCGAGGGGAACCAAATTCTTATCGATTTAGTCAGACAACCTTTTTATCCCCTCGACTTGTTGTGCCGATTCTTTCACCCCTTCAACTTTACATGCACGAGCTCGCCTCCCTCTCTGTCTCCAATCTCCTCTCTACGCAAAATTAAATTAGTAGCACAACTATTTGTCAGATGCTGAGGTGCTGCCGTCACatcagaggaggaagagatttGATTAGGGctgttagggtttggagggtAGCCGTCGCAAAAATAATTGTGATGTTTAGCTACAGAGAATGGTTGCGGGCGACGTGGTTGCGGCAAGATGAGATCCGCAGCTTCCTCAATCCAtatgtgagattttttttttttgcataccTAGTTCTTGATTATTTCATCAATTTGAGACCCATGCATCGTGTTACTGATCTAGTTTATTTTTGTTTCAAAATGATCTAATTTATCTTGCGGATTTATACATAGGATTTGTTCAAATTCATGGAATTCCTTTCTGCAAATAACCAATCAAGTGAGGTTTGTATTCCCAACTATAAAGTTTCTTGTATTCCTAGTATAAAGTTTTCCGTATATGGTTTAAAAGTTTTCGTATTCCCAGTTTAAAGTTTCTTATACATCACTTGAAAGCTAGAGAGGTAGTAAATTCTTAGGTATGTGATCTCAAATATTCCTATTTTTTGATACAAAGTATTTGAAGCATGGTTTAAGAGTTTTCAATATTAAGGTTGAAATATTGCTATATGTGGTCTAAAAGTTTTGGATGGAGAAAGTTGTCATACATAATCTAAAATCTTTTAATGTAGAGTGCAAAGTTTCAAATGTATGGCATAAAAGAAAACGAGGTAGAAAGTTTTTCAACTACAAGCACAAAGATTTCAGTACATGATGTCAATGCTAGATATGTAAGAAGTTCTGTATATATCATTTGGAAGTTTTTAAATTTCAAGTAGGAACATTTTGATATGTAACTTGAACAATAGAGATGTAATCATGTACGATGCTTTTTGAGTATATGGTTTGGCAGTTTTTTAATTCCAAGTACTAGGATTTTAATATATGACTCGAAAGTTGAGATGTATAGAGCTTTTGATATATGCTTTGGAAGTTCTTCAATTCGGGAATAAAAAGTTTTGATATATGACTTAAAAGTTAGAGATCTAAAAAGTTTTGAATGCTCAATtcaatatttttgaattctatGTGCAAATATTTTCACATATCGCTTGAAGTAATCCTCCACGCCATTTTAATCTTCCACACCCGTTGCTCCGAAAGGGAATGAAAAAGTacaccaatttttttttgctgaagTGAATCAAAGCGTTGCAAAATTTGTAGATAGTGGAAATGGGAAGTGGAAACACCATTGCCTGTGCACGCCCggccaattaatttatttgcGTGCGTCATGAGCTAATTGCTGTGCTCGAGCGCCACTACTGAACGTCTGAACCGCAACATGCATTCGTCGCCAACTCGTCCCAGCGCGCGATCGCCCACTAATTGCGGTGGGACGGAACGGACGTTCTGAGAAACGGATCGaagccgctcctcctccccagAACTGGCGGCTGTAGTTCTTCTTCGTCCTCGCTGTCAAGGCCTTGAGATAATGCTGTTGGATATGATCTCCAGGCCTGATCCAAAGATCGGGCCAAATCCCCTTTgatcgcgccctgatcgggggcgcccagtcattatggctggtgggcccccgtcgcctgCGCTATATAGAATAGGAGGGGGGCcggggcacggatgcccaggttgACCGCTGCCAAACCCCTCTCCCACAAACCCTACCGATCTAAGGGAGCGCAAGGCCGACGGGAAGCACCCCAGCGCCGCCACGACGTTCCCCACCGACGCCGCCGTTCCCGGCCAGTGCCGGTACCGGCCCGAAGGGTACCAGTACCCTCGCCGCCCATCGTCGCCGCCGGATCCACGTCTTGCCAACCcggacttcctcgcctccatcctcgACTCCATCGACGCCATGGCACCCGCGGGGTCGAGCTCCTCTGCGCCCCCTTCCACGGATGGTTTGCacctccatctccatacctTCCTCTCCTTTTGTTGTACTAGAACTAGGATGAACCCCATGTTTATCTACTAGAAGATATCCCCGTACTCGATTTTGTATGCCTAGATATCGATCCAGTGTAGAACCCTAGAATTTTGTAACAAACATTGGTATCATTCGCCGATCTAGTGCATAGATCGGGTTTTGGGATAGAGTTTAGAAGGAGAAAGAATTGTTTTCGATGCaaatcgaagaaagaacctcgaatTGATCTCGGATTGACCGAGATCCCCAATCCAGAAAACCCTAACTCTAGACCCGTGAAACTCTAACCCGCAGAATCAAGAACTCGACAGAAAGGGGGGGACTCacctcctcggccgccgccgctcactggGGCGCGCCAAAGAATCCGGCCGCCGCTGGTCGCCGTTGCGCAACCGCGCGCGGGGCCCCGGCCGCCACTCAGAACCGGCGCACGGCCCGTGCACCACCTCTAgtccgctcgacggcggcgcgctcccacTCGGttgagcgcgcgcgccggcgaggggaccggcggggggcgccgccgtgctgccgACTTCCccgggccgccatggccgccgctcgctcgctcggGCGTGAGAAACGGGGGGAAGAAATGGAATGGCATTAGGGTTTCCGGGAGATCCGGCCGGCCGTGGTTTTTGTTCCGTTTAGGGCGTTTCCCAGCCGTCGGATTCGATCCGACGGTCagagcgcggccgccggccaaGCAGGCCAGAAACAGCCCAAGAGggcgcgccgcgcgggccgTTTCGGCGGCCCGGCCGTTGGCTGCTGGGCTTCGGGCCCAGGCGCGCCGCGCGGGGTGTCCCGCGGGTCGAATTAGCTCGTGGGCCGGATGAACAGTACAGATTAGATTTTTTTCCAGAAGCTTTTTGAATATGTTTTTGATGTATTTGATTAGAATTTGAACTCTATAAATAAATACACTTacgtgtattatttttagaGCAGAAATTAACAAGAATTATGCTTCTGAATATTTAGAATTTTACATGTTTTCCGCTGCAAAGAATTTATTTTGTCTCTATGttaatttgaaccaacgagataattGATATAGAGGCTTATAGAATTTATTTCTCAGAATTTTCAAAATATTATAATGTTgtaatttctgaccaaagttgatattgcaatattataattttgttCAGAATTTTGTATACATTATATCTTTTTCTGCCCAACCGTGATTTAGATTTAATGTACAGATTATtgcatgttttaattttgaccaacgttaaactgatacatgcatttattgttgtcctcacaaattttgaattcaaatttcaggctCTAATGCTATGACTTATGTGAATGCCATTTCTGAACTGGATGGAAACAACTATGGGAAATGGTACCAGAAATTGGAGATAGCTCTGGCGATGGCCAATATAGATTTGGCCATCACAACGCCAGCTCCACAAGAACCAGAAAAGCCCGTAAGGGCACAGAATGAAGAAGCTGCTGCTTGGGCTATCCGAGAGAAGAATTATGACTCTACTATGACCAGATATGATGCTGACAAGACACATTGGAATGATTCCAACCGCAAGTGTCTTATGGTCATGAAGGGTTCCACTTCAGATGCCATCAAGATGGCGATCCCAGATTGTGACACCGCTTCAGAATATTTAGCAAAGGTGAAGAgtcagtttactggttcttccaAGGCTTATGCTGCCATTCTTGCTGAGCAGTTTATCACCAAGAAATACACTGGCGGTGGCATCAGAGAACATATCTTAGAAATGAGCCACATGGCCAACAAGCTTAAGACAATGGACATGCCTTTGCCAGAAAAATTCATTGTTCAGCTGGTCTTCAAGTCCCTACCAAAGGCGTTTGAGGCATTTCATGTCAACTATAACGCTTTTCCAGAAGATTGGGGAATTGACAAGCTGATTGGCATGTGTGTTCAAGAAGAAGATCGCCTTAAGAACTCCAATGGTGGTGAACTTGCTTTTCAAGTTCAGCACAAGAAAAAGAACTTTCAGAATAAGAACTTCCAGCATAACAAGAGACATTTCCCACCAGACAAGAATCAGCATGAGAGTGGCCCTTCCAGACCACCTCCACAGAAAGACTGGGAAAATTTCCCAGTTGaacaagaccagtgcctgaagtgcAAAAAGAGAGGGCACTACAAGAGGGACTGCCCAGAATTCCTGAAAGAGTTGTTAAGAAAGGGTGAGGACACCATTACTTTTATAgatgaatccctgtatttaaGTTATGACAAAtccacttggtggattgattctggtgcaactactcatgttgctaattctttacagggatcaAGTATGAGGaggaccctgccaagaggcgcaAGAAGAATTAAAGTTGCAAACGGTGTAGAAGCTGAAGTCGAAGCCATTGCAGAATTTCATTTAGAATTACATAGTGGCTTTGTACTTTGTTTGAGagatgttctttatgtaccGTCTTTGCAACGAAACTTAATAAGTGTGTCTAAATTAGATGATGACGCTATTGCTTGTCATTTTGGTGATGGCAAGTGTAAGATACAAGTTAATTCAGAATGTGTTGGTCTTGCCTTCCGACAAGACAAATTATATTTGCTTTCATTATCTGAGAATGTGAATGCAGTATGTTCTGAGAATAAAAATGCCTCCTCATATGAGAATGTTACTAAGAAACGCAAACGAATTGATGCAATTtcgtcgaaattatggcactgtcgtttaggccatatttcgagggggggaatagagcgcttagtgacagcatcaattcttccaccgttagaattttcagatttaaaacaatgtattgattgcattaaaggaaaattcgttaagaacataaagaaaggtgccaaacgaagtgcgggaattctagaaataattcacacAGATATATGTGGACCATTCTCTGTCACTACTGTAGATGGTTATGTTTCTTTCATAACATTTACAGACGATTACTCGCGTTATGGCTACATTTATCCAATAAAAGAACGATCagaagcattggataaattcaagatattcaaagcagaagtagaaaaccaacatgATTTAAAGATTAAGATAGTCAGATCCGACCGTGGGGgagagtactacggtcgacacaCCCCCTATGGCCAAGTTCCAGGACCTTTTGCAAGGTTCCTTATGGAAAATGGCATAGTTGCCCAGTATTCTACGCCGGGCGAGCCTCAGCAGAACAGAGTAGCAGAAAGAAGAAACCGTACCCTGATGGATATGGTCAGAAGTATGATGAGCAACTCCACGTTACCGATTaatttgtggatggaggcgttaaaaaccgccatTTACATTCTTAATCGGGTATCAAGTAAATCGGTGCCGAAAACACCGTATGaactatggacaggaagagaaccctcgctTAATCATTTTCGCGTATGGGGCTGTCCAGCTGAGGCCAAAGTGTTTAATCCGAACATTGGGAAGCTAGATCCCAAGACAGTCAGTTGCCATTTTATTGGCTATCCAGAAAAGTTTAAGGGATTTCGCTTTTATTGTCCCGACAGACACACGAAGTTTGTAGAAACAAGACACGCTGCCTTCTTAGAAGATCagatgatcagggggagcatagTAGCCAGAAAAAtcgaccttgaggagaagcgggtataCGTTCCCACTCCGATGATTCAAGAGCCTTATTTCTCGTTACCTGTGGTTGTGGCACCGATAGAGCAGGAAACTGCAGTGCCAACACCTGCTGTCAGTCTACCTGACGTTGCAGTGCAAGAA from Panicum virgatum strain AP13 chromosome 7N, P.virgatum_v5, whole genome shotgun sequence includes the following:
- the LOC120680694 gene encoding uncharacterized protein LOC120680694, which produces MAPAGSSSSAPPSTDGSNAMTYVNAISELDGNNYGKWYQKLEIALAMANIDLAITTPAPQEPEKPVRAQNEEAAAWAIREKNYDSTMTRYDADKTHWNDSNRKCLMVMKGSTSDAIKMAIPDCDTASEYLAKVKSQFTGSSKAYAAILAEQFITKKYTGGGIREHILEMSHMANKLKTMDMPLPEKFIVQLVFKSLPKAFEAFHVNYNAFPEDWGIDKLIGMCVQEEDRLKNSNGGELAFQVQHKKKNFQNKNFQHNKRHFPPDKNQHESGPSRPPPQKDWENFPVEQDQCLKCKKRGHYKRDCPEFLKELLRKGIKYEEDPAKRRKKN